One window of the Bacteroidetes bacterium GWF2_43_63 genome contains the following:
- a CDS encoding ATP-dependent RNA helicase, translating into MEGIDANGYEEATPIQELAIPAILSEKDLIACAQTGTGKTAAFLLPITNNIITSAQNHRIKCMIIEPTRELAIQVDQQMQGFSYFTSVSSIAVYGGTTGEAFATERKAFEEGADMIICTPGRMLSHLKMGYVDLSELKFLVLDEADRLLDMGFQDDIQKMMQYMPKLCQKLLFSATMPNAIRQLARNILVNPVEINIATSKPAEKVKQSAFVVYDAQKTALIAALLKEKKLRSIMIFCGTKEKTKQVTRELKKLRLSVDEMHSDIDQQARENVMNRFKARQLNVLVATDILSRGIDIEDIDLIINYDVPHDSEDYIHRVGRTARAESDGEAITLIGEKEHRKFGIIEEFLGHSVEKLKVPEQLGECPEYNPVKKKSSGNFRKGGNKRSFEKKKQ; encoded by the coding sequence ATGGAAGGCATTGATGCCAATGGCTACGAAGAGGCAACACCCATACAGGAACTGGCCATACCAGCTATTTTGTCAGAAAAAGACCTGATTGCATGCGCACAAACCGGCACCGGAAAAACCGCAGCATTTCTGCTTCCGATCACAAACAACATAATTACTTCAGCTCAGAATCATCGCATCAAATGCATGATCATAGAGCCCACACGAGAGCTGGCCATACAGGTTGATCAGCAAATGCAGGGATTCTCCTATTTCACGAGTGTGAGTTCCATTGCGGTGTACGGAGGTACAACCGGCGAAGCTTTTGCCACCGAACGCAAGGCTTTTGAAGAAGGTGCCGACATGATCATATGCACGCCAGGCCGCATGCTGTCTCATTTAAAAATGGGTTATGTCGACCTCTCAGAATTGAAATTTCTGGTACTCGACGAAGCCGATCGTTTGTTGGATATGGGCTTTCAGGACGACATTCAGAAAATGATGCAGTACATGCCAAAGCTTTGTCAGAAATTGCTTTTCTCGGCCACCATGCCCAATGCCATACGGCAACTGGCCCGTAACATTCTGGTAAATCCGGTCGAAATAAATATAGCTACATCGAAGCCGGCCGAGAAAGTTAAACAAAGCGCTTTTGTGGTGTACGATGCTCAGAAAACCGCGCTGATTGCGGCTTTGCTCAAAGAAAAAAAACTACGCAGCATCATGATTTTCTGCGGCACCAAGGAAAAAACAAAACAGGTGACGCGCGAATTGAAAAAGCTCAGACTATCGGTCGATGAAATGCATTCCGATATTGACCAGCAGGCGCGCGAAAATGTGATGAACCGCTTCAAAGCACGTCAATTGAATGTGCTGGTGGCCACCGATATTCTTTCACGCGGCATCGACATCGAAGACATTGATTTGATTATAAATTACGATGTGCCGCACGATTCCGAAGATTATATACATCGTGTAGGCCGCACAGCGCGCGCCGAATCGGATGGCGAAGCCATTACACTCATCGGCGAAAAAGAACACCGGAAATTTGGAATTATCGAAGAGTTTCTCGGCCATTCAGTCGAAAAATTAAAGGTGCCTGAACAGCTGGGTGAATGTCCGGAATACAATCCGGTGAAAAAAAAGTCAAGCGGCAATTTCCGCAAAGGCGGCAATAAACGCAGCTTCGAAAAGAAAAAACAATAA